In one window of Veillonellaceae bacterium DNA:
- a CDS encoding threonine/serine exporter — MLGLKIAAVFFMSAAIGVLYRVPRRLLFYDGMVGVLSWLVVYTTLQSGGNIILADFLGSIAIGIIAELLARLLRKPATIFIIPGFIPLVPGGEAYTTIRFLVEGRYAEGVAMGMKTLMIGGAIAFGIFVSSTVYRLVINYNVENSTEHVRKN, encoded by the coding sequence ATGCTTGGCCTAAAAATAGCAGCAGTTTTTTTTATGTCTGCGGCAATTGGCGTACTTTACCGGGTGCCGCGCAGGTTGTTGTTTTACGATGGAATGGTTGGCGTATTATCTTGGCTAGTTGTGTATACAACCCTCCAAAGCGGGGGAAATATTATATTAGCGGACTTTTTGGGAAGTATCGCCATTGGCATAATTGCCGAACTGTTGGCTAGACTTTTGAGAAAACCGGCAACTATTTTTATTATACCCGGCTTTATCCCGCTAGTGCCGGGCGGCGAGGCGTATACTACCATTCGCTTCCTGGTCGAGGGTCGTTACGCCGAAGGCGTGGCGATGGGGATGAAGACATTAATGATCGGCGGCGCAATAGCTTTTGGCATATTTGTTAGTTCTACTGTCTATCGGCTGGTTATAAACTATAACGTGGAGAATAGCACTGAACATGTTAGAAAAAATTAA